In Sulfurihydrogenibium subterraneum DSM 15120, a single window of DNA contains:
- a CDS encoding ADP-ribosylglycohydrolase family protein → MEDKFIGAFLGAAVGDSLGMMVEELPIDDVIEFYGEPVKDLMVPHPSSPSYFLRPGENTSEFEIITIVAKSIIDRKMIDIKDIIEKYIQWFERSQVHSYVDPHFLLAIESIIEGQDIEKGGSTIDHALPAVPIGLYHYKNPYLAVEAAKTACMLTTRNELVLDVASAICVALSELVQDKFYLPDENEYFVKHLKNFTFKNETKHYLNKVINLLKEDADYEKAINELGNGSFVLESFSQALFIFLKTPHDTETVIVKAANSYGYYGGDTDSIALLAGLFAGAYNSEESIPERWKENLLKKEYIIDISKKLYEVALH, encoded by the coding sequence ATGGAAGATAAATTCATAGGAGCTTTTTTAGGAGCTGCAGTTGGTGATAGTCTTGGAATGATGGTAGAAGAGCTCCCTATAGATGACGTTATAGAGTTTTATGGAGAGCCTGTTAAAGACTTAATGGTTCCACATCCATCATCTCCCTCTTACTTCCTAAGACCAGGAGAAAACACCAGTGAGTTTGAAATTATCACAATAGTTGCAAAATCAATAATAGATAGAAAGATGATAGACATAAAAGACATAATAGAAAAGTACATACAGTGGTTTGAGAGGTCCCAAGTCCATAGCTATGTAGACCCTCACTTTTTACTTGCGATTGAGTCTATAATAGAAGGTCAAGACATAGAAAAAGGTGGGTCAACTATAGACCACGCTTTACCAGCAGTCCCAATAGGACTTTACCACTATAAAAATCCTTACTTGGCAGTAGAAGCTGCAAAAACTGCCTGTATGCTTACAACAAGAAACGAACTTGTTTTAGACGTAGCATCAGCAATATGTGTAGCTCTTTCTGAGCTTGTTCAAGATAAATTTTACCTTCCAGATGAAAATGAGTACTTTGTAAAGCATCTTAAAAACTTTACATTTAAAAATGAGACAAAACATTACCTAAACAAAGTTATAAACCTTTTAAAAGAAGATGCAGATTACGAAAAAGCTATAAACGAGCTTGGAAACGGAAGTTTTGTGTTAGAATCTTTTTCTCAAGCACTGTTTATATTTTTAAAAACACCTCACGATACAGAAACTGTTATAGTAAAAGCCGCTAACAGTTATGGTTATTACGGAGGAGATACAGACAGTATAGCTCTTTTAGCAGGATTATTTGCAGGGGCTTATAACTCAGAAGAGTCAATACCAGAAAGATGGAAGGAAAATCTACTGAAAAAAGAGTATATTATTGATATATCAAAAAAGCTTTATGAAGTAGCACTACACTGA
- the lysS gene encoding lysine--tRNA ligase translates to MSEEILESRLERLKKMEKEGINPYPHKFETTHNLKSVREGLEFDPEDKEVILKGKIKRVSKKDNDYVIRFEDLNGHSEILVIFPQKEKLSPNTFASFKGKLKRVDGKLTLIADEVYFEEKGEDVSQVKQIYDKDPQGKEVAVAGRLVALRDQGKAAFGHLQDADGKLQIYFNADILGQENYQKAMELIDIGDIIGVKGKFFRTMTGELTVEVHSYQMLSKSLRPLPEKWHGLKDIEERYRYRFLDLIANQRSREIFKLRSKAIKSLREFLESKGFIEVETPILQPVASGALAKPFITYHNALDMNLYLRIAPELYLKMLVVGGFNRVFEIGRNFRNEGIDTTHNPEFTMVEFYAAYLDYNDLMALTEELFRKILLDTVGTLKIKWEDQEIDFEKPFRRLPFFEALKQKTGKDKEFFLDYEKAKNFAKEVGIPKADTLTHMKILDKLFEHFVEEDLVQPTFVIDFPKILSPLAKTHRNDPDLVERFELIINKQELANAYTELNDPFDQRERFIQQIREKEMGDEEAMDVDETFLTALEYGLPPTAGEGIGIDRLVMMLTDSVSIREVILFPTLRPEGK, encoded by the coding sequence ATGTCAGAAGAGATTTTAGAAAGTAGATTAGAAAGATTAAAAAAAATGGAAAAAGAAGGCATAAATCCTTATCCTCATAAATTTGAGACAACCCACAATTTAAAATCTGTTAGAGAAGGCTTAGAGTTTGACCCAGAAGATAAAGAAGTAATATTAAAAGGAAAAATAAAAAGAGTCTCTAAAAAAGATAACGATTACGTAATAAGGTTTGAAGATTTAAACGGACATTCTGAGATTTTAGTTATTTTCCCTCAAAAAGAAAAGTTATCTCCAAATACATTTGCATCTTTTAAAGGAAAGTTAAAAAGAGTTGACGGTAAACTTACTCTTATAGCAGATGAGGTTTACTTTGAAGAAAAAGGTGAAGACGTTTCACAGGTAAAGCAGATTTACGATAAAGACCCTCAAGGTAAAGAAGTTGCAGTAGCTGGAAGGTTAGTTGCTTTAAGAGACCAAGGTAAAGCAGCGTTTGGACACCTACAAGACGCAGACGGTAAACTACAAATCTATTTTAATGCAGACATCTTAGGACAAGAAAACTATCAAAAGGCAATGGAACTGATAGATATAGGAGACATTATTGGAGTAAAAGGCAAATTCTTTAGAACTATGACTGGAGAGCTTACAGTAGAAGTCCATAGCTATCAGATGCTTTCAAAATCTTTAAGACCTTTACCAGAAAAGTGGCACGGACTTAAAGACATAGAGGAAAGGTACAGATACAGATTTTTAGATTTAATAGCAAATCAAAGGTCAAGGGAGATATTTAAATTAAGGTCAAAAGCAATAAAAAGTCTCAGAGAGTTTTTAGAAAGTAAAGGGTTTATAGAAGTAGAAACTCCAATTTTACAACCAGTTGCATCTGGAGCTTTGGCTAAACCTTTTATAACTTACCATAACGCTTTAGATATGAACCTTTACCTAAGAATAGCTCCTGAGCTTTACTTAAAAATGCTTGTGGTAGGTGGTTTTAACAGAGTTTTTGAGATAGGTAGAAATTTTAGAAACGAAGGAATAGACACAACTCACAACCCTGAATTTACGATGGTAGAGTTTTACGCTGCCTACCTTGATTATAACGATTTAATGGCGTTGACAGAGGAGCTTTTCAGAAAAATTTTATTAGATACAGTTGGAACTTTAAAGATAAAGTGGGAAGACCAAGAGATAGACTTTGAAAAACCATTTAGAAGACTTCCTTTCTTTGAAGCATTAAAACAAAAAACAGGAAAAGATAAAGAGTTTTTCTTAGATTATGAAAAAGCAAAAAACTTTGCAAAAGAAGTAGGAATACCAAAAGCAGACACCTTAACCCATATGAAAATCTTAGACAAACTTTTTGAGCATTTTGTAGAAGAAGATTTAGTCCAGCCTACTTTTGTTATAGATTTTCCAAAAATCCTATCTCCTTTAGCAAAAACCCATAGAAATGACCCAGACTTAGTAGAAAGATTTGAGCTTATTATAAACAAACAAGAGCTTGCAAATGCTTACACAGAGTTAAACGACCCGTTTGACCAAAGAGAAAGGTTTATCCAACAGATAAGAGAAAAAGAGATGGGTGATGAAGAAGCTATGGACGTAGATGAAACGTTTTTAACAGCACTTGAGTACGGACTTCCTCCTACTGCAGGTGAAGGCATAGGAATAGATAGACTTGTAATGATGTTAACTGACAGTGTATCTATAAGAGAAGTTATACTATTCCCTACTTTAAGACCAGAAGGAAAGTAA
- a CDS encoding ferritin-like domain-containing protein — MKDLEREKIINYFNYNIALEHSAIIQYLFHAYTIGEAETENEIEEIAREEMRHLRMFAHKVVELGGEPAISERASVFLHAPTLEDLMQLDIDAELMAIQEYSKQLKDLSDESAKRILSRVISDEDAHSKIFTKMKENLKQMVKDSSSVKEQERLEIAQLLNDILQRQYKKILEELYQSFITRFKNPHLSDELEQKAIDKMKHFGWIAEELTEKGYQIDVSLPKIDKVKDSNDIVNYNIKEEMESKEQFLSLSQKTQLPDLQWILERIANREIHYTDLKKFLENNQLSEKDYGKILSAFTVGSLFKK; from the coding sequence ATGAAGGATTTAGAAAGAGAAAAGATAATAAACTACTTTAACTACAATATAGCACTTGAACACTCTGCTATCATTCAGTATCTTTTCCACGCTTATACAATAGGAGAAGCAGAAACGGAAAACGAGATTGAAGAAATAGCAAGAGAAGAGATGAGACATTTAAGAATGTTTGCCCACAAGGTTGTAGAATTAGGAGGAGAACCTGCTATATCAGAGAGGGCTTCTGTTTTCTTACACGCACCTACATTAGAAGACCTTATGCAACTTGATATAGATGCAGAATTAATGGCGATACAGGAGTATTCAAAACAGTTAAAAGACTTAAGTGATGAATCTGCAAAAAGGATTTTATCAAGAGTTATAAGTGATGAAGATGCCCACAGTAAAATTTTTACAAAAATGAAAGAAAATCTAAAACAGATGGTAAAAGACAGCTCCTCTGTTAAGGAACAAGAAAGATTAGAAATAGCTCAGCTGCTAAATGATATACTTCAAAGACAGTACAAAAAAATCCTTGAAGAACTTTACCAATCCTTTATAACACGATTTAAAAATCCTCATTTAAGTGATGAATTGGAACAAAAGGCAATAGATAAGATGAAACACTTTGGATGGATTGCAGAAGAGTTAACTGAAAAAGGTTATCAAATAGATGTTTCTTTACCAAAAATTGATAAAGTTAAAGATTCAAACGATATTGTTAATTACAATATTAAAGAAGAGATGGAAAGCAAAGAACAATTTTTATCCTTATCTCAAAAAACACAGCTCCCAGACCTACAGTGGATATTAGAAAGGATAGCAAACAGAGAAATCCACTATACAGATTTGAAAAAGTTCTTAGAAAACAATCAGCTGTCTGAAAAAGACTACGGTAAAATTTTATCTGCCTTTACAGTTGGAAGTTTGTTTAAAAAGTAA
- the mtnP gene encoding S-methyl-5'-thioadenosine phosphorylase, translating to MLGIIGGSGLYDIEGLKVIDEINVSTPFGEPSDKYVVAEYKGKKAVFLPRHGKGHKYPPHLINYRANIWGFRKLGVNKILSISAVGGINPLLKPGDFVISDQFIDFTKSRISTFYEGILSKEDDTDFQNEVKQFLKDKRVVHIDVTNPFCPHMRSLIKDICEEKGYRHHTKGCYVATEGPRLETSAEIKMLSLIGGDIVGMTLVPEIVLARELNIHFASINIVTNLAAGISQHNLTSEEVIQMMKEKTEDIKHLILEFIDRLPLQLNCSCEEVLSKAAI from the coding sequence ATGTTAGGAATAATTGGCGGAAGCGGACTTTATGACATAGAAGGATTAAAAGTCATAGATGAAATAAATGTATCCACTCCTTTTGGAGAACCGTCTGATAAGTATGTAGTAGCAGAGTATAAAGGTAAAAAAGCTGTTTTTCTTCCAAGACATGGTAAAGGACATAAGTATCCTCCCCATCTTATAAATTACAGGGCTAACATTTGGGGCTTTAGGAAGTTAGGAGTAAATAAAATACTCTCTATATCAGCTGTAGGTGGAATAAACCCTCTTTTAAAGCCGGGAGATTTTGTTATATCTGACCAATTTATTGATTTTACAAAGTCAAGAATATCTACATTTTACGAAGGGATTTTATCAAAAGAAGACGATACAGATTTTCAGAACGAAGTTAAGCAGTTTTTAAAAGATAAAAGAGTAGTTCACATTGACGTTACAAACCCTTTCTGTCCTCATATGAGAAGTTTAATAAAAGATATCTGTGAAGAAAAAGGATACAGACATCATACAAAAGGCTGTTATGTAGCTACAGAAGGTCCAAGGTTAGAAACCTCAGCAGAGATAAAAATGTTATCTTTAATAGGTGGCGATATTGTAGGAATGACTTTGGTTCCAGAAATAGTTCTTGCAAGGGAGCTTAATATCCATTTTGCCTCGATAAACATCGTTACAAACCTTGCAGCAGGCATCTCCCAGCATAACCTTACCTCTGAAGAGGTCATACAAATGATGAAAGAAAAAACAGAAGATATAAAACATTTAATCTTAGAGTTTATAGATAGACTTCCCCTTCAATTAAACTGCTCTTGTGAGGAAGTCTTAAGTAAAGCAGCTATCTAA
- a CDS encoding zinc ribbon domain-containing protein, which translates to MDSITAQNLLKLQEIDLKIEEAKSKIEKIPAEIKKLEEEKQKVIDEFEETLKQKKQLELSKKEKEIDIQSLQDRIRKIEDKLNTVRSNDEYKAFLREKSQAEEAIIHLEDEILQIMQQIEDLQQRIKVLEKEKEEKIKEIENQINQKQQEIKNLEEELKQLQEKREELTKQIKPQDLLQYETIKKKVKTKVIAIVDDQVCTGCYMVIPPKIFTELLKSNQLLRCPNCGRYLFYESK; encoded by the coding sequence ATGGATAGTATCACGGCACAGAACCTGTTAAAACTACAAGAGATAGACCTTAAAATTGAAGAAGCTAAGTCTAAAATAGAAAAAATTCCAGCAGAGATAAAAAAACTTGAAGAAGAAAAACAGAAAGTTATTGACGAATTTGAAGAAACCCTAAAACAGAAAAAACAGTTAGAGCTTTCTAAAAAAGAAAAAGAGATAGACATTCAATCCCTTCAAGATAGAATAAGAAAGATTGAAGATAAACTAAACACCGTAAGAAGCAACGATGAATATAAAGCGTTTTTAAGAGAAAAATCACAGGCAGAAGAAGCTATTATTCACTTAGAAGATGAAATCCTTCAAATAATGCAACAGATAGAAGATTTACAACAAAGGATAAAAGTTTTAGAGAAAGAAAAAGAAGAAAAGATAAAAGAGATAGAAAATCAAATAAATCAAAAACAACAAGAAATCAAAAACTTAGAAGAAGAGTTAAAACAACTTCAAGAAAAGAGAGAAGAGTTAACTAAACAGATAAAACCTCAAGATTTACTTCAGTATGAAACGATAAAGAAAAAAGTAAAAACCAAGGTTATAGCTATTGTAGATGACCAAGTATGTACTGGCTGTTATATGGTTATACCACCAAAAATATTCACTGAACTTTTAAAATCAAATCAGCTCCTAAGATGTCCAAACTGTGGAAGATACCTTTTCTACGAATCTAAGTAA
- a CDS encoding lytic transglycosylase domain-containing protein yields MSKLLKLAVILLTVFIYKAQAEFINPTAVSENVETVVENSKSMKDLEEFLSKSDDLMLETKLKEEKKILLKSKRKEIESYLENGKNILPIIVKTLVEHNLPKELAFIPIIESHYINGLKSPKGAAGIWQLMPQTARNLGLIVNKEVDERLDPVKSTLAAVKYLKKLYGMFGDWKLVLASYNAGHNKVITKTSYHGSSFASIKNFLPKQTQNYVLKFLAVVEVAMMIMEEKKLHKNEPSFEVVKVKGGYSLDKIASLIYVEKEKLIKLNPHFLKKRIPDDGNEYNLYVPKGYGKLAENLLNNMS; encoded by the coding sequence ATGAGTAAGTTATTGAAATTGGCAGTTATTTTATTAACAGTTTTTATTTATAAGGCTCAGGCAGAATTTATTAATCCAACGGCTGTAAGTGAAAATGTAGAAACTGTGGTTGAAAATTCAAAATCTATGAAAGATTTAGAAGAGTTTCTCTCTAAATCGGATGATCTAATGCTGGAAACAAAGTTAAAAGAGGAAAAGAAAATTTTACTAAAATCAAAGAGAAAAGAAATTGAAAGCTATCTTGAAAATGGTAAAAATATTTTACCTATTATCGTTAAAACTCTTGTAGAACATAATCTACCAAAAGAACTTGCGTTTATACCTATAATTGAAAGCCATTATATAAATGGTTTAAAATCTCCTAAGGGAGCTGCGGGTATATGGCAACTTATGCCACAAACAGCAAGGAATCTCGGGCTTATTGTTAACAAAGAAGTAGATGAAAGATTAGACCCTGTTAAATCTACGTTGGCAGCTGTTAAGTATTTAAAAAAGCTCTATGGTATGTTTGGAGACTGGAAGTTGGTTTTAGCAAGTTATAACGCTGGACATAACAAAGTTATAACTAAAACAAGTTATCACGGGAGCTCTTTTGCAAGTATTAAAAATTTCTTACCAAAACAAACACAAAATTATGTCTTAAAGTTTTTAGCGGTTGTAGAAGTTGCCATGATGATAATGGAAGAAAAAAAGCTACATAAAAACGAACCTTCTTTTGAAGTTGTAAAAGTAAAAGGTGGCTACTCGTTAGATAAAATTGCGTCATTGATATACGTTGAAAAGGAAAAATTAATAAAGCTAAATCCCCACTTTTTAAAGAAAAGAATTCCAGACGATGGAAACGAGTATAACTTATATGTACCAAAAGGTTATGGAAAGTTGGCAGAAAATTTGTTAAATAATATGTCGTGA
- a CDS encoding DEAD/DEAH box helicase, giving the protein MKIYAGNSSYPEYFIVKEPFNRAVFIVNSEKKAKESFINLTSYKDFFNSSKEILFIPSSKDVLDLESQIERNYSIYRWLTTQEAILVLSKDALDVRLRPLEDFYKSLINLQKGDSLDREFLVEKLLKIGYIKEDYPENEGEFSVKGGYISINVPKVGIVDIDLFGDEIESLYLKSKLLTKKEIDKIYIYPLYDFDVLSNSPLKLEDENFVCLKDYIKEDIYTLDIFEDINQKISFFSNLTDKNIGSLKDVDESFKVSKIPIKNPLVLLDEKVVFLPETEDKKLDLDVEPIKEGDYIIHEDYGIGIFKGIETREIRGKVYDFMILEYAEGEKVYVSYLHFDKIHKYKTQGFIKLDKIGAPSWKNLKKKVKESLKNLARQLIQLYSERQSIKRLPLDVENELITKFERDFPYVETPDQLKAIKDVKKDLSKERPMERLICGDVGFGKTEVAIRSAFIHAVNGYQTLVLVPTTVLAYQHYVKFKERLEKYGLIVENLSRLKSKSQQEEIIKKLEQGKIDIVVATHKALSDDVKFKNLGLLVIDEEHRFGVRAKEKIRQMKKNIDTLYLTATPIPRTLNMALSGLKDISVINTPPEGRYEVKTFVSPFDEEILKKAVEFELSRKGQVFYVHNRVETIEVRVNYLKNLFKNAKVDFIHGQMKPSDIEKKILSFIEGKIDILVSTSIIETGIDIPTANTLIVERADLFGLAQLYHLRGRVGRGNIQAYCYLFVPKEITKDAKRRLDAILKLTRPGSGLKVSIEDLQIRGPGNILGIEQSGFIKSVGFDMYVKLLKEALTEASGESEFEPQLDLDFDYYIPQSFIKDPQERMNLYLAVSKAESYEDIEKLRNYLKEFYSELPSIFNLYLTVEKIKRMLKALKIEKLSLKEGRGALEFSEYTKPEVIHNLIKYLEPYRVESNKIHFYIQDIEELNSVFEKTVKSVKIE; this is encoded by the coding sequence GTGAAGATATACGCAGGAAATAGCTCTTATCCAGAATACTTTATAGTTAAAGAACCTTTTAATAGAGCTGTTTTTATTGTAAACTCTGAAAAAAAAGCAAAAGAAAGTTTTATTAATCTTACTTCTTACAAAGACTTTTTTAACAGCTCCAAAGAAATTCTATTTATACCTTCTTCAAAAGATGTGTTAGATTTAGAAAGTCAGATAGAGAGAAACTACTCAATCTACAGATGGCTAACTACTCAGGAAGCTATCTTAGTCCTATCAAAAGATGCTTTAGATGTAAGATTAAGACCCTTAGAAGATTTTTATAAATCTTTGATAAATTTACAGAAGGGAGATAGTTTAGACAGGGAATTTTTAGTTGAGAAACTTTTAAAAATTGGCTACATAAAAGAAGATTATCCAGAAAATGAAGGAGAGTTTAGTGTAAAAGGAGGATACATAAGTATAAACGTTCCAAAGGTTGGAATAGTTGACATTGACCTTTTTGGAGATGAGATTGAATCTCTATATTTAAAGTCTAAACTTCTTACAAAAAAAGAGATAGACAAGATTTATATTTATCCCCTCTACGACTTTGATGTTTTATCTAACAGCCCTTTAAAGCTTGAAGATGAAAATTTTGTTTGTCTTAAAGATTATATAAAAGAAGATATCTACACCTTAGATATTTTTGAAGACATAAATCAAAAAATATCTTTTTTCAGTAATCTAACAGATAAAAATATAGGAAGTTTAAAGGATGTTGATGAAAGTTTTAAAGTTAGTAAAATACCAATTAAAAATCCCCTTGTTCTATTAGATGAAAAAGTAGTATTCCTGCCAGAAACTGAAGATAAAAAGTTAGATTTAGACGTAGAGCCTATAAAAGAGGGAGATTACATAATACACGAAGATTATGGAATAGGTATATTCAAAGGTATAGAGACAAGAGAAATAAGGGGAAAAGTTTACGATTTTATGATTTTAGAGTATGCGGAAGGAGAAAAGGTATACGTCTCTTATCTTCACTTTGATAAGATTCACAAGTATAAAACCCAAGGCTTTATAAAACTTGATAAAATAGGAGCTCCTTCTTGGAAAAATCTTAAGAAGAAAGTAAAAGAATCTTTAAAAAACTTGGCAAGACAGCTTATTCAGCTTTACTCTGAAAGACAGAGCATTAAAAGACTACCATTAGATGTAGAAAATGAGCTTATAACAAAGTTTGAAAGAGACTTTCCATACGTTGAAACACCAGACCAGCTTAAAGCCATAAAAGATGTAAAAAAAGACCTGTCAAAAGAAAGACCGATGGAAAGGCTCATATGTGGAGATGTAGGATTTGGTAAAACAGAAGTTGCTATTAGGTCAGCATTTATTCACGCAGTAAACGGTTATCAAACGCTGGTTTTAGTCCCTACAACTGTTTTAGCATACCAGCACTATGTAAAGTTTAAAGAAAGGTTAGAAAAATACGGCTTGATTGTAGAAAACCTATCAAGATTAAAAAGTAAATCACAGCAAGAGGAGATAATAAAAAAGTTAGAACAAGGAAAAATAGATATAGTTGTGGCAACCCATAAAGCGTTGTCTGATGACGTAAAATTTAAAAATCTTGGACTGCTTGTAATAGATGAAGAACACAGATTTGGAGTAAGAGCAAAAGAAAAGATTAGACAAATGAAAAAGAACATAGACACCCTCTACTTAACTGCAACTCCTATCCCAAGAACCTTAAATATGGCACTATCTGGATTAAAAGATATATCTGTCATAAACACTCCACCTGAAGGTAGATATGAAGTTAAAACTTTTGTATCACCTTTTGACGAAGAAATACTTAAAAAAGCTGTAGAGTTTGAACTCAGCAGAAAAGGACAGGTTTTTTACGTCCATAACCGAGTAGAAACGATAGAAGTGAGAGTGAACTATCTTAAAAATCTATTTAAAAACGCAAAAGTGGACTTTATACATGGACAGATGAAGCCTTCTGATATAGAGAAGAAAATACTTTCTTTCATAGAAGGTAAAATAGACATTTTAGTGTCAACCTCAATTATAGAAACAGGAATAGACATTCCAACTGCTAATACTTTAATAGTAGAGAGAGCTGACCTTTTTGGACTTGCACAGCTGTATCACTTAAGAGGTAGAGTAGGAAGAGGAAACATTCAGGCCTACTGTTATCTTTTTGTTCCAAAAGAGATTACAAAAGATGCAAAAAGAAGACTTGACGCAATCTTAAAGTTAACAAGACCGGGGTCAGGGTTAAAAGTATCAATAGAAGACCTTCAAATAAGAGGTCCAGGAAACATTTTAGGTATAGAGCAGAGTGGTTTTATAAAGTCTGTAGGATTTGATATGTACGTAAAACTTTTAAAAGAAGCCCTAACAGAAGCTTCAGGAGAAAGTGAGTTTGAACCTCAGTTAGACCTTGACTTTGATTATTACATACCACAGTCTTTCATAAAAGACCCACAGGAAAGAATGAACCTATACTTAGCTGTCTCAAAAGCAGAAAGCTATGAAGATATAGAAAAGTTAAGAAATTATCTTAAAGAGTTTTACAGTGAACTACCATCTATCTTTAACCTATACCTTACTGTTGAAAAGATAAAAAGAATGTTAAAGGCTTTAAAGATAGAAAAGCTTTCATTAAAAGAAGGTAGAGGGGCTTTAGAATTTTCAGAATATACAAAACCAGAAGTTATACATAATCTAATAAAATACCTTGAGCCTTATAGAGTAGAGTCAAATAAAATCCATTTTTATATCCAAGATATAGAAGAGTTAAATTCGGTATTTGAAAAAACAGTCAAAAGCGTTAAAATAGAATAA
- a CDS encoding 3'-5' exonuclease translates to MYNLTIEEASFLIVDLETTGLNPENSEIIEIAALRVEGGIVVDKFHTLVKPSIGFIPPFITKLTGITNALVVDKPTIEQVFPHFLKFSENSIIVAHNAQFDMSFLNSVSYQITGKSIQNPVLCTQNLAKRLFPDLPSKSLVNLAYHFNIPYNKKHRALEDALVTFELFKKIVDYLYRFNINKVMDLVRLSNGKDLNQTSKRRRYV, encoded by the coding sequence ATGTATAACCTTACCATAGAAGAGGCAAGTTTTTTAATAGTTGACTTAGAGACTACGGGATTAAACCCAGAGAATAGTGAAATTATTGAAATAGCAGCTCTCAGAGTAGAAGGTGGTATAGTTGTAGATAAGTTTCATACTCTTGTAAAGCCATCAATTGGTTTTATTCCACCTTTCATTACAAAACTAACAGGGATAACAAACGCACTCGTTGTAGACAAGCCTACGATAGAACAAGTTTTTCCACATTTTTTAAAATTTTCTGAAAACTCTATAATAGTAGCCCATAACGCCCAGTTTGATATGTCCTTTTTAAACAGTGTATCCTATCAGATTACAGGAAAATCTATTCAAAATCCAGTTTTATGCACTCAAAATTTAGCAAAAAGACTGTTTCCAGACCTTCCAAGTAAATCCTTAGTAAATTTGGCATATCACTTTAACATTCCTTACAATAAAAAACACAGAGCATTAGAAGATGCTTTAGTTACTTTTGAGCTTTTTAAAAAAATTGTTGATTATCTATACAGGTTTAACATAAACAAAGTTATGGATTTAGTTAGACTTTCAAACGGTAAGGATTTAAATCAAACTTCAAAAAGGAGAAGGTATGTTTAA
- the proC gene encoding pyrroline-5-carboxylate reductase, with product MFKVGIIGCGNMGEAIIKGLIEKAGVNSTSIVVNDINKERQNYIIEKYNVAGSDIKKVVNLSEIVFLVVKPKDLEETLNPVKDVFKENQILISVLAGVKIKKIKSIVEKPVIVRIMPNTPALIGEGVIGVSFEREIEKKQEIIDLLKSLGEVFEVKEELLDVITGLSGSGPAYVFTFIDALAQGGVKMGLSYQDALKIATQTVLGSAKLLKETQDHPAVLRDKVSSPAGTTIYGLHELEKKNFKDAVISAVETATKRSKELSGD from the coding sequence ATGTTTAAAGTAGGTATAATAGGCTGTGGAAATATGGGAGAAGCCATAATAAAAGGTTTGATAGAAAAAGCAGGAGTTAACTCTACTTCCATAGTTGTAAACGACATAAATAAAGAAAGGCAAAATTACATAATAGAAAAGTATAATGTAGCAGGGTCTGATATAAAAAAGGTTGTAAATCTATCAGAAATAGTATTTTTAGTTGTAAAACCAAAAGATTTAGAAGAAACTTTAAATCCTGTAAAAGATGTATTTAAAGAAAATCAGATTTTAATATCAGTTTTAGCGGGAGTAAAGATAAAAAAGATAAAAAGCATCGTAGAAAAACCTGTTATAGTTAGAATAATGCCAAACACACCTGCCTTAATAGGAGAGGGTGTTATAGGTGTGTCTTTTGAAAGAGAGATAGAAAAAAAACAGGAGATAATAGACCTTTTAAAAAGTCTTGGAGAAGTCTTTGAGGTAAAAGAGGAGCTGTTAGATGTTATAACAGGGCTGTCTGGAAGTGGTCCTGCTTACGTTTTTACATTTATAGATGCTCTAGCACAAGGTGGAGTAAAGATGGGTCTATCCTACCAAGATGCGTTAAAGATAGCTACTCAAACGGTTTTAGGCTCTGCAAAATTACTAAAAGAAACACAAGACCATCCAGCAGTTTTAAGAGACAAAGTAAGCTCTCCAGCAGGAACAACCATCTATGGTCTTCATGAACTTGAGAAGAAAAACTTTAAAGATGCGGTAATATCAGCTGTAGAAACAGCAACAAAAAGAAGCAAGGAGCTGTCGGGAGATTAG
- a CDS encoding type II toxin-antitoxin system HicB family antitoxin, with protein sequence MKNVNEELDYYINMPYTIELIPDVESGGFVAKIVELEGCITFGDTREEALQMLEDAKREWIETALEEGFEIPLLKTAKRKIRPHLL encoded by the coding sequence ATGAAAAATGTAAATGAAGAATTAGATTATTATATAAATATGCCTTATACAATTGAGCTTATACCTGATGTGGAAAGTGGTGGTTTTGTGGCTAAGATTGTTGAACTTGAAGGGTGTATTACATTTGGAGATACAAGAGAAGAAGCTCTCCAGATGTTAGAAGATGCTAAAAGAGAATGGATTGAAACCGCTTTAGAAGAAGGTTTTGAAATTCCACTGCTTAAAACAGCAAAAAGAAAAATAAGACCTCATTTATTGTAA